The genomic region TTCCTCGACGTAGCCCTTCAAAATCCGGTCAAGGTGTTCGTAAGGAGGAAGGGAATCGCGATCTTTCTGATTGGGCTTCAACTCGGCTGTGGGTTCCTTTGTAAGTATGCGTTCAGGTATCACAGGGCCCAGGGAATTTCGGTAGAGAGAAAGCCTGTAAACGAGCGTCTTGGGTACATCCTTGATAACAGCAAAACCACCCGCCATGTCCCCATAAAGGGTTGCGTAGCCTACGCTCATTTCAGACTTATTACCCGTGGTCAGCACAAGCCAGCCGAATTTATTTGACAGTGCCATAAGGATGTTTCCGCGAATTCGCGCCTGGATGTTCTCCTCGGTAATGTCATCTTTCAGTCCCGAAAAGAATCCCGCGAGCGTAGAGATGTAGGCCTTGTAGATCTCCTGAATGGATACGGAGAGTAATTCTATTCCGAGATTATGGGTGAGCTTTTCGGCATCCTCGTAAGACTCCCGGGATGTGTATTGAGAAGGCATGAACACAAGGGCAACATTCTGGCTGCCAAGGGCATCTGCAGCAAGGACTGCGACGAGCGCTGAATCAATACCACCCGAAAGGCCGATGACGGCTTTCTTAAAACCGTTCTTAGTCACATAATCGTGAAGCCCAAGTACGAGGGCCTCGTAGACCTCAGCTACAGGGTCTAAGGCCTTGGCTTTCCGGGTAGCGACGGCATCCCTGTTTGCTCTTAACCCCCTGGTTGAGAGCGATACAAGGGGCACCCTCGGGAGTCCCTTGAGGGCGATCTTTCTCTTTCTCCTCTTAAGGGCGCCGACCGGAATATCCATGATGAGCAAATCCTCGGTGAAGGCGCGAGCCCTAGCGACTATAGAACCTTTCTTGTCCATGACAAAACTTTGGCCGTCAAATACAAGTTCGTCCTGTCCGCCCACAAGGTTGACATAGCAGACGTAGACATGGCTTTCTGCTATGCGTTCTCTTACCACATCTTCCCTCAGGGCGATCTTTCCGGAATGATAGGGAGAGGCGTTGATGTTGAACACCAGCCCGGCGCCGTTCGCGGCAAGCGCCCTCACCGGGCCTTGTCTGTGCCATATGTCCTCGCAGATGCTCACCCCGAATATGGCCCCGTTGAGCTGAAAAACACGGGCAGGTCCTGCTGAAGCGAAGTACCTCTTCTCATCGAAGACACCATAATTGGGCAGAATTTGTTTGTGGCAGACGCCCTTTATAGTGCCCCGATGCATGATGGCAGCAGCATCAAAAAGCGCCCCCTTTTGCCTGTCAACAAAACCCACAATAGCCGTTATATCTCCCACCCGCCGCGCCAGATGGTCAAGCGTTTTCAGGTTATCGTCGACAAAACCCGCCTTAAGGAGTAGATCTTCGGGGGGATATCCCGTGAGCGCCAGTTCGGGAAAAGCAACGACATCACAAAGAGCGGCTCGCGCCTCTTCTATAACGTCAATAATCTTGGCGCAATTTCCCGCAAGGTCGCCCACCGTGCTGTTCATCTGGGCTAACGCAATACGCATCATGATTTCACCACCGTAAGCATAAAAAGAAATAAAAAGGGCGCCTCAAACCACCTCTCGCGATTGGGACGCCCCTGTCCTCTCGTGTTTTTGCGCCGCTCTATACCGGCTAAGCACGCACCCTGTTGAGCAGCCGGAATCAACCTTTTCCACACCCGTTTTAAGCCTTCTTCCTCATATCCGAAGCGAGGATAACAGCCTCTGCGATTTCCCTCATGGTCTTTCTCATGTCCATGCTCTTTTTGTGTATTTTTTTGTACGCCTCATCCTCAGTAAGATTCATCTCCCTCATGAGAATGCCCTTGGCCCGCTCAATAATTTTCCTCGACTCCAGGGCCTCCTTGGCGGCGAGGATTTCATGGTTTAAGTTGGTGTTCTCAATAGCAACCGCAGCCTGATTAGCAACGGCCTGCAGGATGTCAACTTCTTCTTTTCTGAAAACATGCTCGCTTTTCGTATAGCTGTTGATCACGCCAATGACCCTGTCTTTGATCATCATGGGAACAGAAAGGAGGGACACCACACCTTCTTTCTTCGCAACATCAGGGTACATGTAGCCAGGCTCCCTGGTCACATTAAGCACCGTAATCGGTTTCTTTTCCGAAACTGCCCGGCCGCTTATGGACTGCCCCACCTTGAGATGGGGTTTGTTGACGTAATCGCTACTCAAGCTCTGAGTGGCGGAGATGACAAGCTCTTCCTTCTTCTCATCAAGGAGCATGATAGAACATATCTTTGAGTCCATGACTTTCGCTGTCATGGCCACGATAAGTTGCAGTATTTCCTTGAGATAGTGATCGGAAACTATGGTCCGTGAAACCTCAGAAAGCAAATCGAGCTGTTTAGCCTTCTTCAAAACATCGTCGTGAATTATGGCGTTGCGTATGGCGCTTCCAAGGTACCTTCCGATAGTATAGAGGAGTTTGATCTGGTCTTCGGGATAGAGATGCTCCTTCTTGTGTTGCAGATTCATGACGCCAACGATCTCGTTTTTGGAAAGGATCGGAACCGAGAGGAGGGCCTCGTATTTATCCTCTTTCAGAAAAGCAAAAGCCTTGAACCTTTTATCTTTGTAAGCCTCCCTGGACAGGGCAACGGGTTTCTTTTCCTTGGCCGCCCATCCGGTCACGCCCTCTCCCATCCTGAGCCGCAAATCTCCGAGGGCCTTTATTTCCGGATCGCTTGAGGCGGTCAGGATGAGCTCGTCATTCTGCTTGTCATAGAGATAGATGAGACACGAGTCCACCTTCACGAAGTTGATGATCGTGTCCACGATGCGTCTCAAAAGCTGATTCAGGCTGAGATCATCACTGAAGTCCTTGGCGATCTCGTGGAGGATCCTGAGTTCCTGTTCTTTGTCGTCCTGCTTTCGACTCTGCGCCACTACCTCAATTCCTCCGTGCTTACCACCGATAAACTAAATCTTATTGTATCCCCTGTTAGTTTGTCAACGAAACAGGTACCTTGCCATAGGTCTCCATGCCGGAAGTTTTGGAGAATGATCTGCTTTAGAATTTCAGGGAACCCGGGTTTAGCGTATACTGGCGACGCATCACGCTGATAAACCCCTTTTTGATAAGCGATGCCAACATCCTTGAAACAGTCTCTCTTGAGCAGCCGCACGAATTGGCGATCTCAATCTGGGTCGGTCCCTTTTCGATAACAATGTAGTCCTTGACCTTCACACCGGACTTTGCCCCGATCTCCAGGAGAAACTTGAGAATCCTACCCTCCACGTTCAGAAAGGCGAGCCAGCGGATTCTCTCGTCGGCAATGCGTAAGCGGCGCGAGAGCACCTTCAAGATTTCTATGGTGATTGTGGGGTTTTCTATGAGGATTTTCAGAAAATCGGGCCTTCTGATGATGAGGAGCTCGGAGCTTTCCATGGCGATAGCATTTGCGGACCGGGGCAGCTCATCGATCAAGGCGAGCTCGCCGAAGAAGCCGTCCTTGTTGATTACATCAAGGATGTATTCTCTCCCCTCTTCATCATAGAGGCAGACCCGCACCTTGCCTTTGAGCACGATAAAAAGGGCGTCTCCGGTTTCACCTTCCTGAAAGATCACCTGATTTCTGTAGTACGAATTTACGAATAGTATGTGTGATATGGTGTCTATCTGATTCTCTTTTAAGGTCGAAAAGAGACTGACATTACGGAGATTGTCGGCATATTTGCGCATCATACCTGTCTCACATATTACCCGTTATCAAAAAGATCGTCAAGGTTTTTTAAAGCTTCTTTTATTTTTCCGGCCGGTAACCCGCCCTGGGCCATATGAGGGCTGCCGCCCCCTTTGCCCCCGTATCGTTCGGCCATGGTTTTCAGTATCTTTCCTGCGTTATGGGTACTCTGGGCGTCTTTGCTCACAGCAACAACAAGAAGCCCCTTATCGTCCTCGCCCGAAGAGGCCGCGATAACTACGCATGCCTTTACCTTACTGCGGACCATATCGGACGCCTTCCTCAAGTCGTCGGCTTTTGCTCCGGCCAGAAACAAGGAAACTATCTTGGCGCCCTTCTTCTGTGGCGCACGCTCGATCGCCTCGTCAATCGCATAGAGCATAATCTCTTCTTTCAGATGGTCGATCTGTTTTTCTTTGGCGTCGAGTTCCTTAAAAAGTCCCTCCACCCTTTCTTCCACGCGCTCGATCTCGGTGTTGGTTCTTTTCGAGACGGCTTTCAGCGTGCCTTCGATCTTCCTCTTGTAGGAAAGCGCCCCGCTGCCGGTCGTGGCCTCAATTCTGCGGACCCCCGAGGCAAGAGAGCTTTCACTAACGATGTACAAACAGCCGATCTCGCCGGTGTTCCTCACATGAGTGCCTCCGCAGAGCTCCTTGCTGAAGTCACCGATGGTAATAACCCGGACCTTCTCCCCGTACTTTTCCTCAAACAGGGCCGTGGCGCCTTCACGGAGCGCCGCGTCGCGGTCTTTTTCATCCACGCTTACGTCGACGCAGTCCATGATTTTTTCGTTGACGATTTCTTCAACGCGGGCAATCTCTCCCTCGGCCATACCCTCAAAATGGGTAAAATCGAATCTGAACCTTTCTTTATCCACAAGGGAACCGGACTGCTTGACGTGATCGCCCAGGACCCTCCGCAGGGCATAGTGGAGAAGGTGTGTGGCCGTGTGGTTTCTCGACACGCCCTTTCTTTTTTCAATATCCACGTTCAGTCGAACGGTATCACCGGTTTTGAAGGTCCCTTTTTCAACAAGGCATTTATGAGAAAAAAGGTCCGCCTTTATCTTTTTCACCTCAAAAACACGCGCCTCTGCCCCGTTTGAAGGCGTGCTCACCAAGCCTTCGTCACCCACCTGGCCGCCGCTTTCAGCGTAAAATGGGGTTTGGCTGAAGAAAAGCTCGCCCTCCTCGCCTGCGCTTATCGCTTGAACGAGCTCTTCTCCGATCAGGATCCTTTCAAGGGTGGCCGTGTCACTCACCAGTTTGTAGCCGGTAAAAAAGCTGGTAATGCCTTCCTTCAGAATATTCAGATGGCCCCGGTCCCACTCCTCGCCCTTTATCTTCGAACCCGTTCTCGATCGGACCTTCTGGTCACGGGAGGCCTCCTCAAAACCCTTCCGGTCAATAGAAAGGTCGTCCTCTTCGGCCATGTCCGTTGTGAGGTCCAGGGGAAATCCATAGGTATCGTAGAGCTTGTAGACGACGTCACCCGGTATGATCTTTTGTCCTTTTTGCTTAAGCGTGTCGGCGAACTCCTCGTAGAGCTTCATGCCCATGGTCAGGGTTTCGACGAACCGCTCCTCCTCGCCTCGAATCACCCGGACGATGTAGGCATGGTTATTCTTTACTTCCGGATAGACCGACTCCATGTTATCGACAACGGTCCTGGACAGGTCATACAGGAACTCCTTTTCAATGCCGAGCTTCTTACCATATCTCAAGGCCCTTCTGATAATGCGCCGGAGCACGTAGCCCCTGCCCTCCTTTGAGGGAAGAACGCCATCGTTAATGATAAAGGTTGCCCCCCGTGCATGATCGGCGATGACCCGCATGGCAGTGTCCGTCTTCTGGTTCTCGCCATAAGCATGACCCGATATGTCTTCGAGTCGTTTGATAATGGGGACGAAGAGGTCGGTGTCGTAATTGCCGATCTTGCCTTGCATAATCGATGTAATCCGTTCGAGCCCCATGCCCGTATCGATGGATGGCTTGGGCAGTTTCTTCATCTGTCCGTCGGCTAACCGGTCAAACTCCATGAACACGAGGTTCCATATCTCGAGATATCTGTCGCAATCACATCCGACCTTACAATCGGGCGTGGCGCACCCAACACCCGGCCCCAGGTCGTAGATGATCTCGGAGCACGGACCGCACGGACCTTCATCACCCATTGACC from Syntrophorhabdaceae bacterium harbors:
- the alaS gene encoding alanine--tRNA ligase → MTSREIRKKFLEYFAQRGHTIVPSSSLLPEKDPTLLFVNAGMVQFKNLFLGVETRPYTRATTCQKCVRAGGKHNDLENIGKTLRHHTFFEMLGNFSFGDYFKKEAIAYAWEFLTSELNLDKAKLWITIYKDDADAGRIWRDLGVPEDRIVRLGEKDNFWSMGDEGPCGPCSEIIYDLGPGVGCATPDCKVGCDCDRYLEIWNLVFMEFDRLADGQMKKLPKPSIDTGMGLERITSIMQGKIGNYDTDLFVPIIKRLEDISGHAYGENQKTDTAMRVIADHARGATFIINDGVLPSKEGRGYVLRRIIRRALRYGKKLGIEKEFLYDLSRTVVDNMESVYPEVKNNHAYIVRVIRGEEERFVETLTMGMKLYEEFADTLKQKGQKIIPGDVVYKLYDTYGFPLDLTTDMAEEDDLSIDRKGFEEASRDQKVRSRTGSKIKGEEWDRGHLNILKEGITSFFTGYKLVSDTATLERILIGEELVQAISAGEEGELFFSQTPFYAESGGQVGDEGLVSTPSNGAEARVFEVKKIKADLFSHKCLVEKGTFKTGDTVRLNVDIEKRKGVSRNHTATHLLHYALRRVLGDHVKQSGSLVDKERFRFDFTHFEGMAEGEIARVEEIVNEKIMDCVDVSVDEKDRDAALREGATALFEEKYGEKVRVITIGDFSKELCGGTHVRNTGEIGCLYIVSESSLASGVRRIEATTGSGALSYKRKIEGTLKAVSKRTNTEIERVEERVEGLFKELDAKEKQIDHLKEEIMLYAIDEAIERAPQKKGAKIVSLFLAGAKADDLRKASDMVRSKVKACVVIAASSGEDDKGLLVVAVSKDAQSTHNAGKILKTMAERYGGKGGGSPHMAQGGLPAGKIKEALKNLDDLFDNG
- a CDS encoding NAD+ synthase, whose product is MMRIALAQMNSTVGDLAGNCAKIIDVIEEARAALCDVVAFPELALTGYPPEDLLLKAGFVDDNLKTLDHLARRVGDITAIVGFVDRQKGALFDAAAIMHRGTIKGVCHKQILPNYGVFDEKRYFASAGPARVFQLNGAIFGVSICEDIWHRQGPVRALAANGAGLVFNINASPYHSGKIALREDVVRERIAESHVYVCYVNLVGGQDELVFDGQSFVMDKKGSIVARARAFTEDLLIMDIPVGALKRRKRKIALKGLPRVPLVSLSTRGLRANRDAVATRKAKALDPVAEVYEALVLGLHDYVTKNGFKKAVIGLSGGIDSALVAVLAADALGSQNVALVFMPSQYTSRESYEDAEKLTHNLGIELLSVSIQEIYKAYISTLAGFFSGLKDDITEENIQARIRGNILMALSNKFGWLVLTTGNKSEMSVGYATLYGDMAGGFAVIKDVPKTLVYRLSLYRNSLGPVIPERILTKEPTAELKPNQKDRDSLPPYEHLDRILKGYVEE
- a CDS encoding Crp/Fnr family transcriptional regulator; its protein translation is MMRKYADNLRNVSLFSTLKENQIDTISHILFVNSYYRNQVIFQEGETGDALFIVLKGKVRVCLYDEEGREYILDVINKDGFFGELALIDELPRSANAIAMESSELLIIRRPDFLKILIENPTITIEILKVLSRRLRIADERIRWLAFLNVEGRILKFLLEIGAKSGVKVKDYIVIEKGPTQIEIANSCGCSRETVSRMLASLIKKGFISVMRRQYTLNPGSLKF
- a CDS encoding GAF domain-containing protein translates to MAQSRKQDDKEQELRILHEIAKDFSDDLSLNQLLRRIVDTIINFVKVDSCLIYLYDKQNDELILTASSDPEIKALGDLRLRMGEGVTGWAAKEKKPVALSREAYKDKRFKAFAFLKEDKYEALLSVPILSKNEIVGVMNLQHKKEHLYPEDQIKLLYTIGRYLGSAIRNAIIHDDVLKKAKQLDLLSEVSRTIVSDHYLKEILQLIVAMTAKVMDSKICSIMLLDEKKEELVISATQSLSSDYVNKPHLKVGQSISGRAVSEKKPITVLNVTREPGYMYPDVAKKEGVVSLLSVPMMIKDRVIGVINSYTKSEHVFRKEEVDILQAVANQAAVAIENTNLNHEILAAKEALESRKIIERAKGILMREMNLTEDEAYKKIHKKSMDMRKTMREIAEAVILASDMRKKA